A stretch of DNA from Anopheles ziemanni chromosome 3, idAnoZiCoDA_A2_x.2, whole genome shotgun sequence:
GCTCGGACACCGGTTCTGCTGCGTCGAGGGCCAGCAGGAGCTGTTCGGTTTCGGCCGCCGCTAGCAAGGGCAACGGTTCGTCGAAGGTCACGTTGGCCGGGCGCTTGGATGTGGCCCTAGTGTGGCCACAGGGTGCCTTCGGGGAGCTGGCCGCAGTGGAGAAGACCAGCAGGGGGCTCGAGTACTGCCGCACCAGGTTGATCCGGTAGAGCAAGGGAGAGCGTCGCTGGGAGCGTAGGTCGTCCAGCGAGAGTGTGTGCTTCTTCCGACCCCCGTTTCGCTCGTCATCGAACGGAGGCGCTAATGGAGGACAGAGGGACGACGGAACGAGCGCTCCCTCTTCGTCGGCCTCCAACGGGGCATGCCCACTTCCTCCGAAGGTCGagctggtggtggtcgtcgtggTGGTTGTCGTGGTAGTGAGCGTGGTCGACCGGGTGCGTCCCTTCCGACGTCGGTGACTGCCGCCAGTCCAATCCGCACAGCTGCACAGCCGCAGGAATCCCTTGCGGAACTTGGACGACATCAGGTTGTAGAGGATCGGATTGACGGCCGAGTTTAGGTAGAGCATGATGCGGCTGAAGTACAGCAGGTTGTAGTAGCGCTCGGGGGCCAGCTGCTGGAACGTTTCCTCCGGCACCAGGATGATCCAGAGCGTGAGCACCCGGAAGGGTAGCAGGCAGGTGAAGAACGCCAGCACGACCGCACCAAGCATCAGCACCACCTGCTTGCGCGCCTTGTGGCTCAGCTCGGGCTTGCTGAGCCGGATCTTGAGCCGCGAGCGATCACTGGCGATCAGGTTGCGGGCGATGATAGCGTACAGCACCACGAGGATCACCAGCGGCAGCACGAAGAACAGCGAGATCGTCATCAGGAAGAAGGTGAACGTCCAACCGTTGGAGGCCTTCGTTAGGCACATGGCCGCCTGGCTCCCGTCCAGGTACGGCTGGACGCTGTATTCGGCGAAGAACAGGATTGGACTGCGGGTTCGGATCAACGGGATCGAGGGAAAACGGTCCGGGATGTTCATGCGAGTGGGGAGGAgtagagaaaaacaacaaaagtgctacaaaaatAGGGCTACAGTACTAACTAACGTACCACGGCTCGAAAGAACGTGCATAGGAGTAAAGAACTGACCACTGCGCTAACCAGTAGAACTTTGTTGAGAACAAATATCCTCTTTTTATTATAGCCTTACTAAATACGTGgttcaaacaacatttgagCAAGTAAAATATGCCTTTTGAAGTTGAACTATAAAGTTAAATCTGATAAATGTAagttgtttgataaaaatatttaaaaaatgtattatcaaGATCATATTTTTAGTTTAGTTGgacattcatttttttatttcgacatacaaacgaaaaaaacaagaacagcaaatagtttttttttcaattttaccaTAAACTAGTGTATAGCCAATTAACACAATTGGgaaatttatattattctttcaaacaattaacgtgaagaatttaaataaccttttaaatttaactcaGTTGGGAAATTTTCGAATAAACTTTATTCGAAATAACTTTGGCTgggatgataataataattttttctGATTTATTTAAAGTCTCTCACAATTCAAAGGTCctatttttgtatgtttttattttataggtTATTGTTCAGAGAAGGATAAAATAACTTCCATATTTTTCAATGCTGTTCAACCATAATCAATCATTCTTTTGatgtcttttttttgttattctatTCACAATGTCGGTAATATATTCGAAAAGATGTATGACGAATCGGAAATAATACTATTGAATGTAACAAGTGTCATGTTTCACAGTGACGCCGAAACGAGAAACAACTCAAATGAGATACAGTAGAGATTGATTCACCCTGACAAATTGTGTGTGACAAAACAGTCAATGGATgggaatttttaataaaaaactggtggtgcatttttctccttttgctTGTTGTTCATTTTAAGAATTTCATCATACCG
This window harbors:
- the LOC131288945 gene encoding growth hormone secretagogue receptor type 1-like, which gives rise to MPQIPEYIRATSMVFCIIIMCLGVIGNIMVPIVILKTKDMRNSTNIFLTNLSIADLLVLLVCTPTVLVEVNSPPEVWVLGEEMCKAVPFVELTVAHASVLTILAISFERYYAICEPLKAGYVCTKTRALLICLAAWTVAAILTSPILFFAEYSVQPYLDGSQAAMCLTKASNGWTFTFFLMTISLFFVLPLVILVVLYAIIARNLIASDRSRLKIRLSKPELSHKARKQVVLMLGAVVLAFFTCLLPFRVLTLWIILVPEETFQQLAPERYYNLLYFSRIMLYLNSAVNPILYNLMSSKFRKGFLRLCSCADWTGGSHRRRKGRTRSTTLTTTTTTTTTTTSSTFGGSGHAPLEADEEGALVPSSLCPPLAPPFDDERNGGRKKHTLSLDDLRSQRRSPLLYRINLVRQYSSPLLVFSTAASSPKAPCGHTRATSKRPANVTFDEPLPLLAAAETEQLLLALDAAEPVSEPHPPTGNGTVRHPLRLKFPRFGARRTSAMASPNPRATTMKQLSLDESLLTAAIAGRKV